In Oncorhynchus gorbuscha isolate QuinsamMale2020 ecotype Even-year linkage group LG02, OgorEven_v1.0, whole genome shotgun sequence, a single genomic region encodes these proteins:
- the LOC123998437 gene encoding N-acetyllactosaminide beta-1,3-N-acetylglucosaminyltransferase 3-like isoform X1 — MGFILATKMRRLSRLLESTALLVISILCLVIIFIKEDIRPKKPSNHFQINRRESTYQNRPQKPTSESAGVSTWGHCERNESAANVSGFSSLPVHIQDFLFYRHCRHFPILLDVPDKCGGPHKSADVFLLLVIKSSPANYDRREVLRKTWAKERLQNGVWIHRIFLSGTTGTGFEKRKLNKLLRLENREHNDILQWDFNDSFFNLTLKQILFLEWMDKNCRQARFLLNGDDDIFANTDNMVDYLQSLKDNDGDKHLFAGHLIRYVGPIRESGSKYYVPVQVQESDSYPPYCGGGGFLLSGNTAMVIYKMTHTIPILPIDDVYMGMCLEKAGLGPESHFGVRTAGLHVPSQNVDTYDPCYYREIILVHRFLPHQIYIMWHGIHEPNLRCSNSQGSL, encoded by the coding sequence AGCAACAAAAATGAGAAGGTTGTCTCGTTTGCTTGAGTCAACAGCTTTACTTGTGATCAGCATTCTGTGCTTGGTCATAATTTTTATTAAAGAGGACATTCGTCCTAAAAAACCCTCAAACCATTTCCAGATAAACAGGAGGGAATCAACCTATCAAAACAGACCTCAGAAACCAACCAGTGAGAGTGCAGGCGTTTCTACCTGGGGCCATTGTGAACGGAATGAGTCTGCGGCCAATGTGTCAGGGTTTTCCTCTCTGCCAGTTCACATCCAAGACTTCCTTTTCTACCGTCACTGCCGCCACTTCCCAATTCTGCTGGATGTACCTGATAAATGTGGAGGCCCTCACAAGTCTGCTGACGTCTTTCTTCTGCTGGTCATAAAAAGCTCACCTGCGAATTATGACCGCCGTGAGGTACTACGGAAAACCTGGGCCAAGGAGAGACTGCAGAATGGAGTCTGGATTCACAGGATTTTTCTCTCGGGAACAACAGGCACAGGCTTTGAGAAGCGCAAGCTAAATAAGCTTCTACGACTGGAGAACCGTGAGCATAATGACATCTTGCAGTGGGACTTCAACGACTCCTTCTTCAACCTCACCCTGAAGCAGATTTTGTTCTTAGAATGGATGGACAAGAACTGCCGCCAGGCCCGATTTCTCCTCAACGGTGACGATGATATCTTCGCCAACACAGATAACATGGTGGACTACCTTCAGAGTCTAAAAGACAATGATGGTGACAAGCACCTTTTTGCAGGTCATCTAATCCGCTATGTAGGACCCATTAGAGAGTCAGGGAGCAAATACTATGTCCCAGTCCAGGTTCAAGAGTCAGACTCATATCCCCCTTACTGTGGGGGAGGGGGCTTCCTGCTCTCTGGAAACACAGCTATGGTCATTTACAAAATGACCCATACCATTCCCATTTTGCCAATTGATGATGTCTACATGGGAATGTGTCTGGAAAAGGCTGGTCTTGGGCCAGAGTCCCATTTCGGAGTCAGGACTGCCGGACTTCATGTCCCCTCCCAAAACGTGGACACTTACGATCCTTGTTATTACAGGGAAATCATTTTAGTACACAGATTTCTGCCTCATCAGATATATATTATGTGGCACGGAATACATGAACCTAACTTGAGATGTAGTAATTCGCAAGGTTCTCTTTAG
- the LOC123998437 gene encoding N-acetyllactosaminide beta-1,3-N-acetylglucosaminyltransferase 3-like isoform X2: MRRLSRLLESTALLVISILCLVIIFIKEDIRPKKPSNHFQINRRESTYQNRPQKPTSESAGVSTWGHCERNESAANVSGFSSLPVHIQDFLFYRHCRHFPILLDVPDKCGGPHKSADVFLLLVIKSSPANYDRREVLRKTWAKERLQNGVWIHRIFLSGTTGTGFEKRKLNKLLRLENREHNDILQWDFNDSFFNLTLKQILFLEWMDKNCRQARFLLNGDDDIFANTDNMVDYLQSLKDNDGDKHLFAGHLIRYVGPIRESGSKYYVPVQVQESDSYPPYCGGGGFLLSGNTAMVIYKMTHTIPILPIDDVYMGMCLEKAGLGPESHFGVRTAGLHVPSQNVDTYDPCYYREIILVHRFLPHQIYIMWHGIHEPNLRCSNSQGSL, translated from the coding sequence ATGAGAAGGTTGTCTCGTTTGCTTGAGTCAACAGCTTTACTTGTGATCAGCATTCTGTGCTTGGTCATAATTTTTATTAAAGAGGACATTCGTCCTAAAAAACCCTCAAACCATTTCCAGATAAACAGGAGGGAATCAACCTATCAAAACAGACCTCAGAAACCAACCAGTGAGAGTGCAGGCGTTTCTACCTGGGGCCATTGTGAACGGAATGAGTCTGCGGCCAATGTGTCAGGGTTTTCCTCTCTGCCAGTTCACATCCAAGACTTCCTTTTCTACCGTCACTGCCGCCACTTCCCAATTCTGCTGGATGTACCTGATAAATGTGGAGGCCCTCACAAGTCTGCTGACGTCTTTCTTCTGCTGGTCATAAAAAGCTCACCTGCGAATTATGACCGCCGTGAGGTACTACGGAAAACCTGGGCCAAGGAGAGACTGCAGAATGGAGTCTGGATTCACAGGATTTTTCTCTCGGGAACAACAGGCACAGGCTTTGAGAAGCGCAAGCTAAATAAGCTTCTACGACTGGAGAACCGTGAGCATAATGACATCTTGCAGTGGGACTTCAACGACTCCTTCTTCAACCTCACCCTGAAGCAGATTTTGTTCTTAGAATGGATGGACAAGAACTGCCGCCAGGCCCGATTTCTCCTCAACGGTGACGATGATATCTTCGCCAACACAGATAACATGGTGGACTACCTTCAGAGTCTAAAAGACAATGATGGTGACAAGCACCTTTTTGCAGGTCATCTAATCCGCTATGTAGGACCCATTAGAGAGTCAGGGAGCAAATACTATGTCCCAGTCCAGGTTCAAGAGTCAGACTCATATCCCCCTTACTGTGGGGGAGGGGGCTTCCTGCTCTCTGGAAACACAGCTATGGTCATTTACAAAATGACCCATACCATTCCCATTTTGCCAATTGATGATGTCTACATGGGAATGTGTCTGGAAAAGGCTGGTCTTGGGCCAGAGTCCCATTTCGGAGTCAGGACTGCCGGACTTCATGTCCCCTCCCAAAACGTGGACACTTACGATCCTTGTTATTACAGGGAAATCATTTTAGTACACAGATTTCTGCCTCATCAGATATATATTATGTGGCACGGAATACATGAACCTAACTTGAGATGTAGTAATTCGCAAGGTTCTCTTTAG